The genomic region aggacaATTAGCTTCTTAACGACAcagccaggcatatcgcaatatttaaaaatacaattgCGGAAAACccgtttggaaagcaaatggctattgctgtaaaaaaaaataaaaaaaaataaaatgatgACAATGAAAACACCCCAATCTGTATTTTAACTTAATTGAGCGAAcagtagcctatcttattggcaccagtgGAGAACATCGGCCATATCCCCGGTGAGTGTGCACATTCACAGTCTTTAgcattgggtcagtgccactttaGTTTGTTTTTGGTTATGGATAACATATTGTATTTGTCAGTGTCGGCAGTGTAGGCTAACTTGTAATTTTTGtagtattaaaaaatattctgctaacgTCTCCAATCATATAAAGTGTAGCAGAATAGCATGAAATGTGTTGATAAAAGGCCAACAAGAAATGTATCTGATAGGCCtttagcctaggcctactctacGCCACTACGCGCTGCATTGAACAGTCTTTTTTgcgaacagtgattgagttatattattatcctaaattatgactatccaatctaatCATCACATtagtgttggtgaaaccataattaggagaggaagtacaaaaccatcgacgctagacagagaggaatttgcttaagcaaaaggcagtttattaaacacagagatatcTGTTACTGTTAGCTAACATGCATGGGATCCTGCTAATTAACATGCATGGACCTAATCATATAGCACTCTATTAGTGTCAGCTGAGAAGGATGCttaaacagagtttacagcattactttatacaatgtaacacaaaaggaggggtccttcttctagtcccttgattggttcccgaggcgtaggaggcgggtctgctctgtccagagtagaagccccattggtgcacggcagagtcctctgcccttggcacccgaccagtagacaggggagttgagaatgagtgtgcgtgcagtgaaatgtctgtgtgtgtccagggaactCGTTGAGGAGTATCTGTTGATCTATGGCCGGAGGTGGGGGTTTTGTCCTATTATCGCATTCCTAGGCCATCTGGTGAGAAGATAAGGTGTTCTCTGTCCTTTTGTTCTCTGACCTTTTGTTCTCTGACCTGGaacagcatttattgaaaacaGGCTCCAAATGGGTCTTACAgaacattttagtcagaccaatctataacaaattatatttactacgacattaggcATAGTAAGCTAtcttacataagtctgcaaatgcgagaatgcatggaatgctttattataaaggtgcatgtttatggtgaaaatgagcTTCCCAAAACTTGAAACCCACGCGCCGCCTATGCTAAAAGGTATTacccggtttccgagctggtcacgggtgcacttcagccacgctcaaggtcataaacgatattataaccgcgattgataatagacagtactgtgcagccgtcttcatcgacctggccaaggctttcgactctgtcaaccaccgcattcttattggcagactaaatagccttggtttctcaaatgactgcctcgcctggttcaccaactacttctcagatagagttcagtgtgtcaaatcggagggcctgttgtctggacctatggcagtctctatgggggtgccacagggttcaattcttgggccgacacttttctccgtgtatatcaatgatgtcgctcttgctgctggtgactctcagatccacctctacgcagatgacaccattttgtatacatctggcccttcattggacactgtgttaacaaacctccaaacgagcttcaatgccatacaacaatccttcagtagcctccaactgctcttaaacactagtaaaactaaatgcatgcttttcaatcgaacgctgctggcacccgcccacccgactagaatcaccactctcgacgggtctgacctagagtatgtggacaactacaaatacctaggtgtctggttagactgtaaactcaacttccagactcacataaagaatctccaatccaaagttaaatctagaatcggcttcctatttcgcaacaaagcctccttcactcatgctgccaaacatgccctcgtaaaactgactatcctaccgatccttgacttcggcgatgtcatttacaaaatagcctccaacactctactcagcaaattggatgtagtctatcacagtgccatccgttttgtctccaaagccccatacactacccaccactgtgacctgtacgctcttgttggctggccctcactacatattcgtcgtcaaacccactggctccaggccatctataaatcactgctaggcaaatccccgccttatcttagctcattggtcaccatagcagcacccacccgtagtctgcgctccagcaggtatatctcactggtcattcccaaagccaacacctcctttggccgccattccttccagttctctgctgccaatgactggaacgaattgcaaaaatctctgaagctggagactcttatctccctcaataactttaagcatcagttgtcagagcaccttaccgatcactgcacctgtacacagcccatctgaaattagcccacccaactacctcatccctatattgttatttattttgctcttttgcaccccagtatctccatttgcacataatctcttgcacatctagcattccaatactattgtaattattctgcactatagcctatttattgccttacctccataacttgctacattttctgttgtatttttgactttatgtttttttaccccatatgtaactctgtgttgtttttattgcactgctttgctttatcttggccaggtcgcagttgtaaatgagaacctgttctcaactggtttacctggttaaataaaggtgaaataaaaaaaatatgacaAATCTTTACCTGGCCTAGGCTACTAGGACCACGGAGATCATATATTaaattaatagggattctatatgtaattctatgattacaCCCCTAggctataaaaaaaaaacatgtgtgCGCGCACTTGGGTGTCCCATACCCGTAAGAAATGAAATCTACTTTCACCGATGGACACACTTACATACATTACAGTTACACTACATTTAGGCAACTCCTATAGCCCAGAGCCTCCATTTCAACTATCCAGTCCTTTTTAGATGTATGAACGCTTGAGGGATTTATAGAAGTAGGAGCTAGGAGCCTAAAGGAAACTGGGCCAGAGAGATACCTGGTTCACTACGCGGCTGCCCGCGGGATCTGTGGACTTGTAGAAGCATGTCTTCACCCTCTTCCGTGAAAACAGAGGAACTCCGACGCTGTCAGTTCAGACAGACCACGCCCTCTCAAATACGGAAGAGTGAACTTTCCACTGAGCGCAGCCCCCTGTCCCTTCAGTGAGCAGACGGCTCGGAATGGCTACTGACGCCAGCTCGCTTGAGGAGCTACATAGCTCCTCAAGGAGCTGCACACCTGTCCCGTATGCCTCGAGCTCTTCCGTGAGCCGGTGATTCTCGAGTGCGGACACCACTTATGTCGTGTGTGCATTACGCAGTGCTGGGAGAGCAAGTACGACGAGCACCAAACCTGCCCGCAGTTCCGGAAGACATGCCCTCAGAAGCTGCGTCCCAACTCGCTTCTGTGTAACGTTGTGGACAGCGTGAGGAGAGCCCGATCCATGGATGGGAAACCCGGGGACCCGGAGCGCGCGCAGGAGGATACAGAAAAACGACGAAGGGGGCCAGTATGCCCAGCTCCGGTTTCAGTTTCACCGGTTCTTCACAGCGCCACGAGCCAGACCTGTGCGAGAAGCACGAGGAGAAGCTGAAGCTATACTGTGAGGATGATCAGCTCGCGATCTGCCTGGTGTGCGGGATGTCCCGAGGCCACAAGACGCACAACGTCATCCCCATCAACGAGGCGTTCGAGAACTACAAGGTAACACTTTGGACAATATTTTGTATTTATGTGTCTACCTATATAGGTGTTTTGCTATAGAAATACATATGGGTTAATAATACATCACTGTCACGGGGACCTGGTGCATTGGAATGTGTCCATAGCCCTGGAGTACAGCTCCAGACAGGACAGGCTTCTCTCCATCAGGTCCAGACCAACAACAAGATCATGCTCATCAAGGTATactgactgagtgtgtgtgtgcgtcagcgAGAGGCTTCTGGTTTGCATTGCCCGTCATCCCTTAGTCTGAACCAGAATTTCTGTTGGCCATGCAACATTCTCCCGCGTTGTCTCACCCAAGCACATGCAAATGAGTTTAATTATAAAGGCTTTGTCAATACAATTATGTTGTCAGGTGTCACATCAAATATTGGACTGTTGGGAATGTCTAATGCACAGTGGCACTCTGAGATTATTATACAGATTATGGGATTAGTGTTTACCCATTCTTCCTCTCAGAGAcattgcagacacacacacacacataaacacacacacacattctcacacacctAATGTAAGCACACACCATGAGAATGAGGTAAAATACCGGCCTTAGTTAGCACTAAGCAGGGATAAGGTCAATGCTAGAATTTAGGATGGGCCCGGGACTCTCCCTCTCCCAAGGTAAAGTCAATAAAAGATGTGCTGGTTATACAGTGTACATGTGTTTGAGGCAGATACAGAATGTGCAGGATGTCAGGGAGTCCTACCTTTAAGATGAGCACAGCACAGTCATGTGGGCCCCATTAAGGAGGAATGCCCTGCGTGTCTATGTGTCTGCTTGTTTGTCACATGCTGACAAACTTACTGTCTGCCAATCACTTGATCTTTcacttccctctgtctctctgtggggCACAGGAAATGAGTAAGGATGTGTGTCAACAATCTAGCCatcaaatgtttgtgtgtgtgcgtgcgtgtgtgtgcgtgtgtgtgtgcgtgcgtgtgcgtgcgtgtgcgtgcgtgtgtgtgtatgtagcggAGGTGGTTAGGTGTTCCTGTGAGGTGACCTTTTCTTTTGACTCTTTTCAGTAAACTGACTGAGATTTTAATGGAACACTGCATTTCTCTCCTCCTTACATTATCATTGATTGAAATGTTGCCATGTGTGTCTGTTTTGTGTTTCGTGATGTCTTTGTTTTGTATTGTTCTATAATCACTGCTGTCTCCGCCTCTGGAAAGCCCGTCATTGTAAATAGGAATTGGTTCTTAATGGACTCGTAAcattaaaggttaaataaaataaaaacttgtTTTAGCTCTATCACCATGACTaaagctcagtgggctaacaacGTCTCTTAGATGTATTCCATACCCAGTCGGTAACACTGATATTTTTCTCTGTCCCTCCCCACATCAGGAGCGAGCTGGGGACATAGAGGAGCAGGTGAGTGCAGAGTTTGGACGTCTGAGGGAGTTCCTTctccaggaggaggagagagtgaaggagcgAGTGCGgagggagaaggaagagaggcTCAACCAATTGGAGGAGGCCCTCAAACACACCACAGAGCAAATCAGCCAATTAGAGCAAACCGCCGACCAGCTCCACATCAAACTCCAAGAGGAGGAGTACCCGGCACAACtcagggtgagaggagagagaggaggaggagaggagaggaggaggaggagaggagaggaggaggagagagaggaggaggagaggagaggcgagagaggaggaggagaggcgagagaggaggaggagaggaggaggagagagaggaggaggagaggagaggaggaggagagagaggaggaggagaggagaggcgagagaggaggaggagaggagagagaggaggaggagagagaggaggaggagaggagagggaggaggaggaggagaggagagagaggaggaagagaggagagagaggaggagaggagagagaggaggaggagagagaggaagaggagaggagaggagagagaggaggaggaaaggagaggcgagagaggaggagaggagagagaggaggaggagagagaggaggaggagaggaaaggagagggaggaggaggaggagaggagagagaggaggaagaggaggagaggagagagaggaggaggaggagaggagagagaggaggaagagaggagagacgagagaggaggaggagagagaggagagagaggaggaggaaaggagaggcgagagaggaggaggagaggagagagaggaggaagagaggagagagggactgtAATGGAGAGAGAAGATAGGGAGGAAATCTGGATTTTAGAGGATGGAGGGAAAGGGGTTAAGGGTGGTGGTTGAAAAGGGAAAGAGGAGGGTAGAAGGTTTCTGAGTTGGAGAAGAAGAGTGTGGCTCAGCATGGCCTCATATCTCTGTTGTTATTTCTTTCAGGGAATCAAAGATTTTATTGGAGGGTAAGTCATCAAATCCATGGCTGTTATTTGATGCTACGGTTCATAGAGCTCTGCAACATCCACATGACTCCACATGATTGAATGAACACAGTGTTTAATTCATCTTTATTTGTTCTATAAGGGTACTTTGTAAATTAGATAAAGACTCAGAAACAGGCCTTTCTAGGTAAATTaaactctcagtctctctctatctctctctctctctctctctccgtctctcagaACGTTTGACCAACCACGAGGAGAGCCTGCTACACCCCCCTCACCCCTCCAGGAGGGTAGGGGTGTACCTGGACTACGGGAGGGGTGTTGTGGTGTTTTACGACGCAGGGGATATGAGTCACCTGTTCACATTCTCCGACGCCACGTTCACAGAGCCTGTGTTCCCCTACTTCAACCCCTGGCCAATCATCAACGGGAGAAACCGTGAGCCTCTTGTTATTGTTAGCCCGGACCCGGAGGTATGAGAGAACTGTTAACAACTGTTACGAACTGTTAACAACTGTTACGAACTGTTAACAACTGTTATGAACTGTTAACAACTGTTACGAACTGTTAACAACTGTTACGAACTGTTAACAACTGTTATGACTGTTACAGAGAACTGTTAACAACTGTTACGAACTGTTAACAACTGTTATGAACTGTTAACAACTGTTATGAACTGTTAACAACTGTTATGAACTGTTAACAACTGTTATGAACTGTTAACAACTGTTATGAACTGTTAACAACTGTTATGAACTGTCAGAGAACTGTAAGAGAACTGTTAACAACTGTTATGAACTGTTAACAACTGTTATGAACTGTTAACAACTGTTATGAACTGTTAACAACTGTTATGAACTGTTAACAACTGTTATGAACTGTTAACAACTGTTACGAACTGTTAACAACTGTTACGAACTGTTAACAACTGTTATGAACTGTTAACAACTGTTATGAACTGTCAGAGAACTGTAAGAGAACTGTTAACAACTGTCAGAGAACTGTTAACAAATGTCAGAGAACTGTTAACAACTGTCAGAGAACTGTTAACAACTGTCAGAGAACTGTTAACAACTGTCAGAGAACTGTTAACAAATGTCAGAGAACACTGAGAACCAAATACAAGAATGTAGAAGTTTAGAGAAGCTGTGAGAGAAACAGCATCATACTCACCAATGTACTAACACTATACCATTGTTCACTGTTTTGTCATTTATTAACATTTGCTGTAAATATGTTACCATGGAGAATGTTTTGTGTTTGAAGAGAGCACATGCCAGAGCAATATAAAGTAAGCCACATGGAAAAACACATTGAAAGGTACCTTAAACATGACATTCTTATCCTTACAAATGGACATGGCCAACAATAAAATGACAATTTCATAGTATTATTGGATTATCGGACACCGTCTTCAACGCCTAGCGCTCCGTACAATCACTGCTGACACGCACAACAGGGTTAAATCATCCTCTGAGTTCCATCAGTACATTCAATCGTCTATCAATGTATTATATTTCAATCAATATTCTTATTATTTCTGGCCAACACACAAAATACATACCCAGGGAGGCGTGCCATGGGAGAAGGGGAACAGGTACCAGTGGTTACGGGCAACCTTGCCATGAACATACTCACAATCCATTGTCATCGCTTTGGTCTAGGCTACGGTCAACACACACGTCCTCCCAAGGCACGCCAACCTGCACATAGTAAGAGGATCCCCTGGACGAATGAAACAGACAAGCATGTATACCTTGGGCCACGCCCTTAATTGGTGATTAGACACCTGGCGCTGACAGAAGCTgcgttcaacatttcaacatgttACATATTGGCTGTGGtgataaattatttttggtagaaCTAACAGGTCAGAAAGGGGTTCAGATTAGAGCAGAGGGTCAAGGTGGTGCTGAGTACTGAGAGCACCACAGGACCATGTGTCTTAAgttcatgtgtgtctgtgtgtgagagtgtgctgTGTGTAAGcgggaacaggtgtgtgtatgcgcaggaagtgtgtgttgtgtgtaggaTTATCACCCAGACATTGTTTCAGCCTTCTAACTCTGACACTTGAAACTTGATAAGCGAGGAGCTACCAGCCTAAACCACAATACAATATGAAAAAAGAAGAGAGCTGTTAAATACTAAACCCTTCTATATTTGGTGCTGGACATGTATACGcttgtggtatgtggtattacaagTCTATTGCAACATAACACCACAGGCTGTTGTATCCTCAGATGGGCACACAACTATTCTTAAATTGACTTGAACATGGACCAAAGTCAATTGTTTTTACTTAAGTTCATGTTAAGTCTACTTATCTCAAGTCTGAATCGGACCCATAGTAAGTTCATCATCTATCCCTTCTTTAGCAAACAAATTAGCAAATTAGCAAATTAATGATGAAGGTTATTCTAGTTCCTCTGCTTATCTTATCTGTAAATAGATATCATTACTCCAAGGCTAATCTACATCCAGTAACACAAGCCTTCCGTTTTACATTACTGTTTATccatccactccctccctccct from Coregonus clupeaformis isolate EN_2021a chromosome 3, ASM2061545v1, whole genome shotgun sequence harbors:
- the LOC121546393 gene encoding E3 ubiquitin-protein ligase TRIM17-like; the encoded protein is MPSSGFSFTGSSQRHEPDLCEKHEEKLKLYCEDDQLAICLVCGMSRGHKTHNVIPINEAFENYKERAGDIEEQVSAEFGRLREFLLQEEERVKERVRREKEERLNQLEEALKHTTEQISQLEQTADQLHIKLQEEEYPAQLRGIKDFIGGTFDQPRGEPATPPSPLQEGRGVPGLREGCCGVLRRRGYESPVHILRRHVHRACVPLLQPLANHQREKP